In Lepus europaeus isolate LE1 chromosome 8, mLepTim1.pri, whole genome shotgun sequence, a single genomic region encodes these proteins:
- the LOC133765240 gene encoding thymosin beta-4-like: MGEVFKIRLLSGGHCADPTSLARSPCSASSATRSDKPELAEMEKFDKTALKKTDSQKKTPLPSKETTEQEQQAERS, from the exons ATGGGGGAAG tttttaaaataagactccTCAGTGGTGGCCATTGTGCTGATCCAACTTCCCTCGCTCGATCGCCTTGCTCGGCTTCCTCAGCAACCAGGTCTGACAAACCTGAATTGGCTGAGATGGAGAAATTCGATAAGACAGCACTGAAGAAGACAGACTCGCAAAAGAAAACGCCCCTGCCTTCAAAAGAAACAACTGAACAAGAGCAGCAAGCAGAGCGATCGTAA